The Thermodesulfobacteriota bacterium nucleotide sequence CGAGGTCCACGCCGGCGAGCTGCGGTCTGTGCTGGAAGAACGGATTGAGGTCGCCGAGGAGGTGCGCTGGGACGACGGCCTGGCCGCGGCGGTCGGCCGGCGGGAGGAGCGGCTGGGCGCCGTCGTGCTCGCCAGCCTCCCCCTGGCAAGGCCGGAGCCCGCGGCCCTGGCCGCCTGCCTCCTGGCCCAGCTGACCCGGCTGGGACCGGGCGCCCTGCCCTTCAGCCCGGCGGCCCGGGAGCTCCAGGCCCGGGTGCTGTCGCTCCGGGCCTGGCGGCCGGCCGAAGGCTGGCCGGATCTGAGCGACCAGGCCCTGGGCCAGGAGCTGGCCGGCTGGCTGGGACCGGCCCTTGCGGGCCTGGCCTCCCTGGCCGACCTTGCCCGCCTGGATCTGGCGGCCCTTCTCGCCGGCCGCCTGACCTGGGAAGAGCGCCAGCGCCTTGTGACCGGTGCCCCCACCCATCTGACGGTGCCCAGCGGCAGCCGCCGGCGCCTTGCCTACCAGCCCGGCGGGCCGCCGGTTCTGGCCGTCCGCCTCCAGGAGCTGTTCGGGCTCGCCGCCACCCCCACGGTCTGCTGGGGCCAGGTGCCGGTGATGCTCCACCTCCTCTCCCCGGCCGGCCGGCCCATCCAGGTCACCCAGGACCTGGCCGGCTTCTGGGCCCGCACCTACCCGGAGGTGCGCCGGGAGCTCCGGGGCCGCTACCCCCGCCATCCCTGGCCCGAGGATCCCTGGCGCGCGCCGCCCACCAGCCGCGCCCAGCCCCGGCCGCGCCGGTAGCCCGCCCCGCCCTATCGGGGGAATACCCGGCCTTCCGTGAGCACAATGCCCTGGCTGAGGTCGCCCACCCGGATGACGAATTCCCCGGCCTCGGCCCGCCAGTGCAGCTCGCGGTCCACCAAGGCCAGATCCCGGGGGGAGAGGGTGAGGGTCAGACGCCGGCTCTCGCCAGGCGCGAGCCGGATCTTCCGGAAGGCCTTGAGCCGCTTCACCGCGGGCGCGACGCTGGCCACCAGGTCGCTGGCATAGACCTGCACCACCTCGAAGCCGGGCCGCCGGCCGGTATTGAGCACCTCCACCGCGACGGTCAAGGTGCCGTCCGGGCCCAGCTGCCGGGGCGAGACCTCCAGATGCCGGTAGGCAAAGGTGGTGTGGGCCAGGCCGGCGCCAAAGGGGTACAGGCAGTCGAAGGCATAATCCTCCGAGATCCGGTGGTCGTAGGTGGCGAGCCCATTGGGCCCCCGGGGATAGGTGAAGGGCAGCCGGCCCGCGGGCTCGGCATCGCCGAACAGCACCTCGGCCACTGCCCGGCCGCCCTCGTTGCCGGGCAGATACGCCTGGAGCACCGCCGCCATGGCGGGCTCGATGGCGGTGATGATCCGGGGCCGCCCCTGGGCCAGAACCAGCACCGTGGGCTTGCCCAGGGCAGCCAGCATCCTGGCCAGCTCCAGCTGCGCCGCCGGCAGGGTGAGATCGTCGATGTTGCCGAAGTTCTCGGCATAGGCCGGCTCGCCCAGGCAGAGGATGATGGCGTCCACCCCGTCCGCCGCGGCCGCCACCGCCTCCGGGTCCACGGCCCCGTCTTCCCGCCAGGGCAGATGCCGTGCCCGCTCGCCGCCCACCTGGGCGCGGATGGCATCGAGGATGGTCACCCCGTCCGGCAGATAGCGATCGGTCTCCGCCCCCTGCCAGGTGTAGCTCCAGCCGCCGTTCAGGGGCGCCATGGCGTCCGCCGCCGGACCGGCCACCAGGAGCCGGCCGCTCTTGGCCAGGGGCAGGACCCCGCCCTGGTTCTTCAGAAGGGTCAGGGAGGCGACCGCTGCCTCCAGGGCGACCTGGCGATGGGCCGGGGAGGCATAGGCCGGGTACTGCTCGGCCGGATGGATCGGGGTCGCGAACAGGCCCAGACGGGCCTTGAAGGCAAGGATGCGGCGGACGGCATCGTCGATTCTGGCCTCGGCCACCCGCCCCTCCCGCACCAGGGTGACCAGCTCCTGGGCGTGCTCGACATCGAACGGCACCATGGCCAGATCGACCCCGGCAGCGGTCGCCAGGGCGATGGCCT carries:
- a CDS encoding glycoside hydrolase family 3 N-terminal domain-containing protein, which gives rise to MRTKETFPVVLILALTLAGPASAAAGPGPDIEALLAAMTLPEKVGQMTMLTLNAVSKGQLPFSPAEPHELDPERLQRAIVEHHVGALFNIGHHAFPREHWRQMIAEIQELARGTRLGIPVLYGIDAVHGMTYAQEATSFPQQIGLAATWDPELVERVARISAYETRAQGIPWVFAPTAEPGRSPVHSRFFETFGEDTFLAGELTAAFVRGLQGQDPAQPHRVGATLKHFLGYTIPVSGKDRTTVSVSRRALQELFLPPFVQGMAAGAQAVVLSLADIDGLPVHADPGLVQGLLKDELGFAGVAVSDWGSVENIYAHHRAAASRKEAIALATAAGVDLAMVPFDVEHAQELVTLVREGRVAEARIDDAVRRILAFKARLGLFATPIHPAEQYPAYASPAHRQVALEAAVASLTLLKNQGGVLPLAKSGRLLVAGPAADAMAPLNGGWSYTWQGAETDRYLPDGVTILDAIRAQVGGERARHLPWREDGAVDPEAVAAAADGVDAIILCLGEPAYAENFGNIDDLTLPAAQLELARMLAALGKPTVLVLAQGRPRIITAIEPAMAAVLQAYLPGNEGGRAVAEVLFGDAEPAGRLPFTYPRGPNGLATYDHRISEDYAFDCLYPFGAGLAHTTFAYRHLEVSPRQLGPDGTLTVAVEVLNTGRRPGFEVVQVYASDLVASVAPAVKRLKAFRKIRLAPGESRRLTLTLSPRDLALVDRELHWRAEAGEFVIRVGDLSQGIVLTEGRVFPR